The genomic segment cttCAATACCCCAAGCTTAACCAGGCCAGCTGTATGCTAATAAGGACGGACATGTCTCAGCTTAAACTTTCCCTCAATGACTAAGGGGGTAGCCGGCGACATTTAGCCCCTTttgttagaaaacagactccCAACTTTTCCCCCCTGACATAAAGAATGCCCGCTGGCAGCGTAAATGATTGTTGACAGCAGAGCTACCTCTTCAGCCCTTTCCAGGACCACTTCCCTCCTACTACTTTGTCCTTTTCTGCCGTGTTttctcatatttttttatttttttttcctgcatgctttttcatttatctttttttttctaccccAAAATGAGCGAGCGGCAGCAGCTGGCACGGTGTTCGCTTCCCGTTTGCTTTCTCTAGAACTGATTGATGGAACTTGTTTTCTCATGTTGTGAATATCATCCTGGCCACAACAATGGGGAAGCGCACAATGGGAACCTAACCACAGAGACAGGCGACATCTGCTCATGTGTCAATAAGGAGTGCGGCCGGGCAGGTGGGGAAGGTAGATCAGGGCGGGGTAAGGAAGGTAGCCGGCAGCCTCACAGCGACATAAGCCTAGTGCTTTATAGAGCTATTGAGTTACATAGGAAAGGGCTGGGGGCGTGAATACAAAAAATAAGAATTTGCAAACAAAGTGGCAGGCAGGTGTTAAGGCTGGCAGAGCTCTTGGCTCCATCAGGTTAGAGAGCGCCAAGTCTCGTGCCATAGAAACAGCTGCTCTGACTGTAGATAGCGTCCAGTATACATCGCTTGGGGGAGGATTCTACAATGTGATGTAGGCAAGAAGGGAACAATACTCTTAAGTGGGTGTACGGTGGTCTTTTGGGGTCATCCTTGCTCTGTGTATGATCTTTGGAAATTAGCCCGTCTTCTGTATAACAAAGCGCCAGCGTTAAATCTTCCTCCATTGTCTTTTACCAGCCTCGGGGaaggaggtttttttttatttcttttatatccTGAAGTTTTTAACCAACACAGCTGTCTCTTTTCAAAGGCTCCCGTACACAATAGAAACTGCTCGTGGATCCGCACGGGGGTAGTTCCAGATTACATGCCCCCTGTTCTCTTAACCATCTGCTTTTCTGCATTCTATTTAAATTAAGGCTCCCAGGTGCACCGAAAATCTAATGTTCCCTTCTTTTGTTTTGTATCTTTCAGACTTACATATTCACCGACGGGGAAGACGAAGAGCTGCAGAAAAAGACAGGTGAGATCGAGCTCACGTTTAATTATTTATAAGGGGCATATTGGATTAAGTCAATGTATTACTATATAACCaagcggaaaaaaaaacaataaaaaaaaattctgaagtcaacttttctactttttttacttatttttttcccctcttgaTAGTAAATGTTGACTTTAGGATTTACCGATTCACCAATCCTTTGATCTTGGTTATGGTAACATTATagtctctaaaccagtgtttcccaaccagggtgcctccagctgttgcaaaacgacaaccttcagcatgccttgacagggttttccaaccagggtgcctccagctgttgcaaaactaaaactcccagcatgccctgatacagtgtttctcaaccagggtgcctccagctattgcaaaactgcaactaccagcatgccctgatacagtgtttcccaaccagggtgcctccagctgtagcaaaactacaactcccagcatgcccggacagccaaaggctgtccgggcatgctgggagttttagttctgcaacagctggaggcaccctggttgggaaacactgtgccaagTAATAACAGGGGTGCGGTTTTTATGTCTACTGTACATATTTAAAGtaaagcccaaaaaaaaaaaaaaaactcacgccATATGTGCACAAAGTAcctagtgaaacagctggaggcaccctgtttgggaaacactactctaaaCCATTATATTAGGCGAATATGTTAGCATTGTATCCAGTTTGTCAGTATAAGGATAAGACAAGGTGGTTAAATGCCCTTCGACTTCTTTGGCGCATAATCCATAGTCTTCCTCTGGACTCCTTAGACTGTATGCTACCCCCTTTTTTTATTGTTAAGACCTTCTTAACCAGACTGCTGAGGAGTAATCTATAGCATTAACCAGTGTGGACAGTGGGGGGACTGGAACACCAGCAGAGGGGTGGGTTTTGTACTAATGCGGcctgtgtattttttttctccccccatTGAGTCTGGGTCATGACCTTTATTCTCCTCATGTAAATGATTTCCATTCAGACTACTGATACAGCTTCTATTGAGAGCGCACACCCAGTGACAGGTGGCCTGATCTGGGAAAGTCCACGCTGCTCAATAGGGCAGcgttctttgaaaaaaaaaaatagcttgggGTGGGCCGACTTGTAATTAACCCTTTGAAATGTTTCCCCACTTGAGCTTGCCCAGCCCCCCATTTCTTACCGAGTGGCAATGTTCCATCTGCTACCTCCATCCCCCAGTGTGATGTTGTTCTCTACTGTAACCCTataccctcacccccccccccccacccccagcagCTGTATTAAACCACGCTTGCATTTACTGATAATAACCCATAGTTCTTTGCAAGTTTCTTCCATTTTAACCATATTCTTCCTGTGATCTCTTGCAGGAAATGTCATCAGCACAAACTGCTCCGCCGCTCACAGCCGTCAAGCCTTGTCCTGCAAAATGGCCGTGGAGTATGACAAGTTCATAGAGTCCAACAAAAAGTAAGTGTCCTTGCAGCCAAAAAATGTCAACCACGAGTTGTATATAAAGAGTTTGTAGGTGATCGTGTGAAGCCGGCCCGTTCTTCTCGCTAACCCTCGTCTCTCCTGCTTGTCTTAGATGGTTCTGCCATGTGGACGATGATAACTACGTCAACATAAAGACTCTGTTAAAACTGCTCTCTCGCTATTTACATACCAATGACGTCTATATTGGGAAGCCCAGCTTGGATCGGCCCATTCAGGCAACCGAGAGAATTAACGAAAGCACGATGGTAAGGATCGTAGACCTTCTTGAGACTCCTTAGCAGTCGGTGATCACATTATGGATAACATTCTTCTAAACCTGTCTCCACCACTCTAATCGTACGTCCTCTTCTTCACAGCGTCCTGTCAACTTCTGGTTTGCCACTGGAGGAGCTGGCTTCTGCATCAGCCGGGGGCTGGCGTTGAAAATGAGTCCATGGGCAAGGTAATGATCCATACGTTTCAAGTACCATGACATGCCTACGGTGCTGCAGTTTATCTTGTTGGACTTCGGGGTTCATATGGAATTTTCTTAATAAGCGCTTCCCGTTTATTTATCAGTGGCGGACACTTCATGAACACAGCAGAGAAAATCCGACTTCCCGATGACTGCACCATTGGTTACATCATAGAGTCCGTGTTGGGTGTGAAATTGATCAGAAGCAACCTCTTCCATTCTCATTTGGAGAACCTGCACCAAGTTCCTCAAAGTGAAATCCACAATCAGGTAAACAATAGAATCCATTGTAGTAACTGGGTAGAGAACGTCTTTTTATAGATAATGTCCTGCGTAGGGGAATTATAAAAACATTAGTTTTAACCAACATTTTGGTATTTCCTAGGTGACGTTAAGTTACGGAAtgtttgaaaataaaagaaaCGCTATTCTGGTGAAAGGGGCTTTTCCGGTTGAGGAGGATCCTTCAAGGTAAGAAGCATCTACTGTCGAGTCAAATGATTTATTCCTTTTATGACCCAAAGCTAGCTGTATAGCTACttataaggggtactccgctgctcagcgtttggaacaaactgttcagatcgttggcgctgggagcttgtgatgtcatagccatgcctcttcatgacatcacacgccgccccctcaatgcaagtctatgggagggggcgtgacgccccctcccatacacttgcattgagggggcggggctgtgacggcacaagctcccggctctagcgttcggaacagtttgttccaaatactgagcagcggagtacccctttaaaggccattTTATTGGTCTTTTTAAGTAAACATACGTATGAAAAAAGTCTAAACAGGTTCttctcttctttacagattccgATCCATCCATTGTCTGTTGTATCCAGACACTCCCTGGTGCCCCAAGAATATTGCCTATTAGAAGACTGCAAATCTTCTTCAACCTCGTCCCAAGTTTCCCTGGTATCCGAAGGGCTATGTGGGACCTGTACGTGTTACCCTTGCTGTGAACGTCGCCGATTTCTGGTGCTGTGCATGGAACGCACAGTGTTTCGTTTCATAGGCTGCTGTGCGGCCGGTTACTGTCCCTGCTTGAGCAGCCAGTGACAGCTTATCTCTACAGAGCACCTCCTCGTGTGGCTGAGAGGTGTGCGGACTTATGGAACAGAGcctgtagactgacacacacggTGCTTGTGTGTCACGTGGCTCGGTCAAAGACTTTTATCAAATTGCTTTGCAGTGTCTGCGTTCTTATAGAATGTGTGCTAAAGACCTGCCTGCTAAACCTTTGCTTCTTGTGAGCTACCTATAGTTTATTtacttaagaaaaaaaacaaaaaaaaatgctttccctaTAGTGGACCAAAGCTTGAAGCACCATTTCTCTTGAGCGAAAACCCATGTTCTGATGTTCCCTAGCGACTTAAAGATTTTCACTGTTTGGTACTTCTAATACCAGCTTGTAATAATCCCAGCAGGACCTTCTTGGTGCTACTAGTTTTTTAATTCTAGGTCATGCGCGCAGTTTTGGGAAAGTTTTAAGTTCTTCTACAGAACGTTATCCTTTAAATTCTTTAGGCTCCGGATGTATGCCCAAATGAAGACCCCCTTCctcatatagagatatatatatatatttttttaatttgattgTATTTAGGCTCCGGTCCCATCACGTTGGAGTGTTCCTCCGTGTAGGTCCCGAGACGATCTCCATTGGGGAACATTACATCGGATAGAACTGAAGCTCTACTAGGTTCCTGCCGGTGTTCTGCGTGGTATTCGCTGCAGTTTTGGTTGGGAATCTGGTAGCACTTTTCATGGCACTTTGATTTATTATCTAGAGCTGGACTCTAAAAGCACCTTAAGCTGCCACATTGAAATAGGTTGAAACGTTGAGGACGTTGAGAGCTTCCACTATGGTTCATTAATGGTCTACAAAAGTAGACTATTATTGGTGGCCTGAAGAACAAGGGCTTCAGTGACTCCTCAAGGCAACCTCATTTTTGAGGTTAAAAAGTTTCGGTGCTAAAACTCTGCCAGTAAGTACCGTACTCACGAAGAACCAGACTataaaaactgaaaattaacaaatGGGCCCATAACCTATATAGTATAAGGCTGAATTATAGTACAGCTTTATAGAACGGCACCTCGCCATTACCTGTAGAATCGGTTGGTCTTCAAAATGGgtccaagcctttttttttttttaaatgccactgTGCTATTGGGTTGAGGTCATGTGACCGCATCCTAGCCAATAGCAGATAGACCTACCCTGTTATTCCTTGTCCGCCCCCAAGCCATTATAGTTTGCATTGTGCCCATCAGAACTCTATGCAAAAAGCACGTTCTCATCTGGAAACAACTTTTTCAGCGTTTTGCAGAGCACACAGCCCCTTCAAGGACCGGCCCACTTTGCCGATTTTGCCGCAGAGTTTTACGGTCTAACTGCACAGTTGTGTTCTGCACAGATGCTTATGCCACTTAAGTTTCCAGACATCCAAGGGTTATCCCAATTCAGTCTATTTAATGGCAGAGTTTTACGGCAGCTTCAAGGTGACACTTTGGGGGTTGAATATTATTGCTCATAGTGGGCgtttattgtatataatgtaaagATGCAGTAATTTTTTACTGCggatctcaaattttttttttttttaaatgtatctaatgaatttatctatttttttttctgttgatcAGAAAATGTATGGTTTATCGAAAAATGAAATCTGTTCTATCTTAAACTCGCTTGCAATTAAATTATCCCAGTATCTGGGGAATTCTTGGttataggaattttttttttattttaaatctaaAGAGAATTAACCGTTTGTTCTCAGGGGAATTATACCTGGTGTCAGGGTGATTCTGATGTATGTCATTCTCTGCTTAAAATAAAGCAGTTTTTTTGCTTATAAATTGGATTGTCTTTGGTATTTTTCTGTGGGTTTTTGCTGATCGGGGGAGGGCTTGTACAAGATGGGGGAGACTGTCAGGTGATGCCAAGAAGCAGAAAGTTAgaaatttgtaataaaaaaaaagtctccatGGCTCCAAAATAATCCGGAAATGGTGAAGTATGATTACGGTGGGTCATCTGTTATGGGTTCTCTATTATCCCACATTATGATCTATATTTCTAGCcactatagttaaaggggtattccaggcaaaaactttttatatctcaactggctccgaaaagttaaacagatttgtaaattacttctattaaaaaaatcttaatccttccaatagttattagcttctgaagttgagttgctgttttctgtctaactgctttctgatgactcacgttccaggagctgtccagctcctatggggatattctcccatcatgcacagctcccgggacgtgacatcatcatcattgagcagttagacagaaaacttcagaagctaataactattggaaggattaagagtttttaatagaagtaacttacaaatctgtttaactttccggagccagttgatatataaaaaaaaaagtgtttgcctggaatacccctttaactatagtgGCTAGAAATATAGATCATAATGTGGGATAATAGAGAACCCATAACAGATGACCCACCGTAatcatactttaaaggggtattctaaggATCTAAATATATAGCCCCTCCTTTCCCTCTGTTCAACCtaattatttgtctaaatataattcattTGCTTTATAGAGGAGTCTCCCCTCTTTGTCACTTACacgcatgaagtgagggaatgacatcatccagccatccactctgtccaaatccctctctgaaagcagcccccaccctcctgagagacacagaccctGGGGTTTTTTGTCCTGCACAGATGAGTCATGCTATCTTTAGTgttgagaactgggaggtgtgtgcagcctcagccaatcagacactggacCTCTCTTCTGATTAGAACAGGATGGTGGGGGCTggtagagcagagctgcaatgattgctgggagatgtaggcaaaaaatataaagcagccagagaagacaacacagGCTATGGGAGACAATCATATCAGGCAGCATGGTCTACAGGTAACATATCCAGGAAGTGTGGTGACTTATAGCTTGAAGGGATCTTCCTCTAATGCACTGTTCCCCCAACATGTGGCtttctagctattgcaaaaccttTGCACCAATTGTGGCCAAAAACTactagtgcatgatgggagttttgccacatgtTTGGAATTACTGTATAATGGTCCTATAGGACATgtttttttccaaacagtgtataaacagctgttgtaagactacaactcccagcatgcctgcacagcctttggctatctgggcatgctgggagttgtagttttgcaacagctggagactccctgtTTGAAAACACTAGTCAATGACCCAGGTTTAACAAAGCTGTTCGACAAGACAGAGTAAACTGAAACTAGACAGTCTAAGGATGTGGCATATTTATCAGTGTCTGATACATTAGGCATAGCCGTAGACTGTCTAGTTTCGGTTTTGGATATGTATAACTTTTATGCCAACTTAAGGTAaggtcacacgtaacagatccgcagtgtattttacgctgcggatctgccggtgACCCGACTCATATTGTGCCTCCACCAATTTTGTTCCTCACTgcgcccctggcctgctcgcagcgaaAATCCAATGCtaggagcagccacacagggggcatGCGAGTCGCCTCGGCGACTCGCATatgccccctgtgtggctgctcctaGCATtggattgccgctgcgagcaggccaggggcgcAGCCAGGCACAAAATTggtcgggtcaccggcagatctgcagcataaaataggatacggatctgttacgtgtgaccttacccttcaCGTTTAGCCCAACTTACCGCAGTGTGCCCCATGTTAAAGAAGCAgtctgggggagatttgtcaaaacctgtccataggcaaagttgctgagttacccatagcaaccaatcagatcgcttctttcatttttcagaagaatgaaagaagcgatctgattggttgctatgggcaactcagcaacttttcctctggacaggtttttataaatctccggCAGaagttttttgcccatatcatgcacacttagCATAGTTATACACCGAAAGacttcacatcttcataaaacacctcaattagGGTTATAGGTCAAATTGCTTTCACCTGATGgcaatatggggggagatttatctaaacctgtgtagaggaaaaattgagcagttgcctatagcaaccaatcagatcgcttcatttatcagaggcctttttaaaaacaaaagtaatcaggttgctatggcaactgcatccacttttccctctacacaggttttgataaatctccccatgtctTTTAGACActcactttaagggtagggtcacacctgCCGTATTTTTCAGCAAAATAGCCTAAATAAGAAAACTCATCACAACtgcacataatgggggagatttatcaaaactgtccagaggaaaagttgcagagttgcccatagcaaccaatcagatcgctttttattttgcagaggccttgttaaaaatgaaagcgatctgattggttgctatgggcaacttcagcaactttcctctggacaggttttgatatatctccgccaatgtgaactgacctcaaccaCTTAGGAGTCTGAGTTTACCTGGGTGACCTTCAGCATTAGCAGCTTAGAGATGACCAGGTGCGGTGATCAAACGCTAcacccaaagccagaggattcattggGAATGAAGACCGCATTAGAAATCCATATTAATGATTAAATTGTATGGATCTAAacttgccacatcagctaaaacaggtaagcccAAGAACACCTTTTACATTATTTTCTAATAgcctattctactttgtaatgacgtcagtcattttgcccaaaaatctacggtaaaacgggaaaaaaaatcattgtgtgacaaaattgaaaaaaaaacgccgttttgtaacttttggggacttccgtttctacgtagtacatttttcggtaaaaatgacaccatcttttttctgtaggtccatacgattaaaatgatcccctacttatataggtttgattttgtcgcacttctggaaaaaaatcataactacatgcaggaaaatgtatacatttaaaattgtcatcttctgacccctataacttttttatttttccgtgtatggggctttttattcatttttaaatgatataaaaagtgaccaaaaatacactattttggactttggaatttttttgcgcgcacgccattgaccgagcagtttaattaatgatatatttttataattcggacatttccacacgcggtgataccacatatggttatttttatttacactgtgtttttttttttatgggaaaggggggggggattcaaacttttaataggggaggggttaaatgatattcattcactttttttttccacttttttttttgcagtgttatagctaccatagggacctataacactgcacacactgatctcttatactgatctttattatcccatagggacctataacactgcacacactgatctcttatactgatcattgttatcccatagggacctataacactgcacacactgatctcttatactgatcattgttatcccatagggacctataacactgcacacactgatctcttatactgatctttattatcccatagggacctataacactgcacacactgatctcttatactgatctttattatcccatagggacctataacactgcacacactgatctttatcattgatcaatggtttctcataggttttgcaattgctttcattagaaaattttcagtatttcagactggaaaagccagtcaaacaactgcccccccccccacccccccgcctgcttggacacatactagtcctgctgtgtcca from the Hyla sarda isolate aHylSar1 chromosome 8, aHylSar1.hap1, whole genome shotgun sequence genome contains:
- the LFNG gene encoding beta-1,3-N-acetylglucosaminyltransferase lunatic fringe; amino-acid sequence: MLKNCGRKLVLSLVGATLTCLLVLMVQQQVRQVVVVELPEVETPSRPVLEGKPAAEEREASAATSKTFSAYINKLTRVRRDVEQVGTPSAQGDSHPPAEDITASDVFIAVKTTKKFHRSRMDLLMDTWISRNKEQTYIFTDGEDEELQKKTGNVISTNCSAAHSRQALSCKMAVEYDKFIESNKKWFCHVDDDNYVNIKTLLKLLSRYLHTNDVYIGKPSLDRPIQATERINESTMRPVNFWFATGGAGFCISRGLALKMSPWASGGHFMNTAEKIRLPDDCTIGYIIESVLGVKLIRSNLFHSHLENLHQVPQSEIHNQVTLSYGMFENKRNAILVKGAFPVEEDPSRFRSIHCLLYPDTPWCPKNIAY